The Metabacillus schmidteae genome has a segment encoding these proteins:
- a CDS encoding phosphate ABC transporter substrate-binding protein produces the protein MTFMRKTTLGLMMLLITFALVACGNNNETEISNDSSDTIAISGSTSVGPLAEKIAEKYKEKKSVNIEINQIGSSAGITNAISGVSEIGMSSRDLKEEEKAEGLTETIIAYDGIVVVTHPTNKVKDLTIEQVKDIFTGKITNWNELGGEDMEIVVVSREDGSGSRDAFQEIVGYTSGELVRSSIIASGNGNIKTTVATNRHAIGFISFEYIDHTISTVKINGVEATAENVLKQKYSLSRPFLFVHKEGQLSNVGQEFIDYILGPEGQAIAAESGAIPIK, from the coding sequence ATGACATTTATGAGAAAGACAACACTTGGCTTAATGATGCTTTTAATAACTTTCGCTCTAGTAGCATGTGGTAACAATAATGAAACAGAGATTTCAAATGATAGTTCAGATACAATTGCGATTTCAGGTTCGACATCAGTAGGGCCATTAGCTGAAAAAATTGCAGAAAAATACAAAGAGAAAAAGTCTGTAAATATAGAGATTAATCAAATAGGTTCATCCGCAGGAATAACAAATGCAATAAGTGGTGTATCTGAGATTGGAATGTCTTCACGTGATTTAAAAGAAGAAGAAAAAGCAGAAGGACTAACTGAGACAATTATTGCTTATGATGGGATTGTTGTTGTCACACACCCAACCAATAAAGTGAAAGATCTTACGATAGAGCAGGTAAAGGATATATTTACTGGAAAGATTACTAACTGGAATGAACTTGGTGGAGAAGACATGGAAATTGTCGTTGTTTCCAGAGAAGATGGATCAGGATCTCGTGATGCTTTTCAAGAAATCGTAGGTTACACATCTGGTGAATTAGTAAGAAGTTCTATCATTGCCAGCGGAAACGGTAATATAAAGACAACAGTTGCAACGAATAGACATGCTATCGGTTTTATTTCATTTGAATATATTGATCATACGATCTCAACGGTAAAAATTAATGGTGTAGAAGCAACAGCAGAAAATGTTCTAAAGCAAAAATATAGTTTGTCACGTCCGTTTTTGTTTGTACATAAGGAAGGGCAGCTTTCTAATGTAGGACAAGAATTTATTGACTACATTCTAGGACCAGAAGGACAGGCGATTGCAGCAGAATCTGGTGCTATACCAATAAAATAA
- the pstC gene encoding phosphate ABC transporter permease subunit PstC translates to MPRLPVEDQTIDIGKSNKRKYMLEKLSAKLFLLCALLSVVSLLVIIGFVFYKGSLPFVAKGYSFIDFIFGVDWVPSEDQFGILPMIVASIFATIGALIIGVPVGLFTAIFLSEIAPKSIAKLISPAVQLLAGIPSVLYGVFGLAIIVPFLQNNLNLPKGQSLIAVILVLAIMMLPTIVTVAETAIRSVPKTYREGSLALGASQIGTIFKVVVPAAKSGIMTAIVLGLGRAIGETMAVILVAGNSLIIPTSLTDSVRPLTTNIALEMGYAFGTHQEMLFATGIVLFSFILILNFVLAKISAKGGH, encoded by the coding sequence ATGCCACGACTACCTGTGGAGGATCAAACGATAGATATTGGAAAATCAAATAAACGAAAGTATATGCTTGAGAAGCTTTCAGCAAAGTTATTTCTTCTTTGCGCACTACTCTCAGTTGTCAGCTTATTGGTCATTATAGGGTTTGTATTTTATAAAGGATCTTTACCATTTGTTGCTAAAGGATATAGTTTTATTGATTTTATCTTCGGAGTAGATTGGGTTCCTAGTGAAGATCAATTTGGGATCTTGCCAATGATTGTAGCATCTATTTTTGCTACAATTGGTGCTTTAATCATTGGAGTTCCAGTTGGCTTATTTACAGCTATTTTCTTATCAGAAATAGCACCTAAAAGTATTGCAAAGCTGATTTCACCAGCTGTACAGCTATTAGCAGGTATTCCATCAGTTTTATATGGAGTATTCGGACTTGCTATAATCGTCCCTTTCTTGCAAAATAATTTAAATTTGCCAAAGGGGCAAAGCTTAATTGCTGTTATTCTCGTATTAGCGATAATGATGTTACCTACGATTGTTACAGTTGCGGAGACAGCCATTCGTTCAGTACCTAAAACGTATCGTGAAGGCTCATTGGCTTTAGGGGCATCTCAAATAGGAACAATTTTTAAGGTTGTTGTCCCTGCAGCTAAATCAGGAATTATGACTGCGATCGTATTAGGTCTAGGGAGGGCGATTGGAGAAACAATGGCAGTTATCTTAGTTGCAGGAAACAGCTTAATTATCCCGACAAGCTTAACAGACAGTGTGCGTCCCCTAACAACTAATATAGCATTAGAAATGGGCTATGCTTTTGGTACACACCAGGAAATGTTATTTGCAACTGGTATTGTGTTATTCTCGTTTATTTTAATACTGAATTTTGTCCTAGCGAAAATCAGTGCGAAGGGTGGTCATTAA
- the pstA gene encoding phosphate ABC transporter permease PstA: MRKVKDNILRGLLWFSAFLTIAILVTIVGYIFFKGFRLISIDFIFGDYSPTGHGGIWPMIITTIYTILISLLIATPIGILAAVYLQEYAKQGRLVKTIRFATESLTGIPSIIYGLFGAVFFVTTLKLGMSIIAASLTLTIIVLPVIIRTTEESLKTVPKTYREGSLALGTTKLQTLYKVILPSAMPGILSGIILSIGRIVGESAAIFLTAGTVAAMPDSIFSSARTLTVHSYLVTQESGDIELAAAVGIVLIVIILVLNLSATFISKKLNKADY; encoded by the coding sequence TTGAGAAAGGTAAAAGATAACATCTTACGTGGACTACTATGGTTTTCAGCTTTCTTAACTATTGCTATTCTTGTTACGATCGTTGGATATATATTTTTTAAAGGTTTTCGATTAATTAGCATCGATTTTATTTTTGGAGATTACTCTCCCACAGGTCATGGCGGAATTTGGCCAATGATTATTACGACAATCTATACAATCTTGATCTCATTATTAATTGCTACTCCAATAGGAATTTTAGCTGCTGTGTATTTGCAGGAGTATGCAAAACAAGGTCGTTTAGTAAAAACAATCCGCTTTGCAACGGAGAGTTTAACAGGGATTCCATCGATTATTTACGGATTATTTGGAGCAGTGTTTTTTGTCACGACGTTAAAATTAGGAATGTCGATCATAGCTGCCTCTTTAACCCTGACGATTATTGTATTACCGGTTATCATCCGGACAACGGAAGAATCATTGAAGACTGTACCAAAAACGTATCGTGAAGGCTCTCTTGCTTTAGGAACAACAAAGTTACAAACATTATATAAGGTCATTTTACCGAGTGCGATGCCTGGAATCTTATCTGGTATTATTCTGTCGATCGGGAGAATAGTTGGTGAATCTGCAGCGATCTTTTTAACTGCTGGAACAGTAGCGGCAATGCCGGACAGTATTTTTTCATCAGCAAGAACATTAACCGTTCATTCTTATTTGGTTACACAAGAATCAGGTGACATTGAGCTTGCTGCTGCGGTTGGGATTGTCTTAATCGTAATTATATTGGTATTGAACCTTTCGGCAACATTTATATCCAAGAAATTAAATAAAGCTGATTATTAA